The DNA region tgAAACATTTGGCTCTTCTAGTTCTGAGTTGTCATTTATTGACGTGAATGTCAACCACTTTCAGGTGACATCTTcccatttttcaaatgcaaagtAGGTGCTTGAGAAATCTGCATTCTTTTTTCGAAACTGTTATGTTGAATTTAGGAATGACATTTTTACGACAAAAGATGTCATTTCAAAAAATGGTTACCTGTCTCGAGATTTTCTGAACAAAGCATACTGGAGATATTGAATTCATTCAAATTATCGTTTCACTCTTAAGTATCAAATAAGCGCAAAATCAGAGCGATAAGGTTCCTTTCACTCCATCTGCAATGGTGATCGAATTTTTACCCGAAGACGAGGAATTAGTCATCAGGTTTTATCCGCTCGTTGTCTCTGGCATATCGTGGTTTAAAGTTGAGTTCTGTCAAAATTGACTCATTTTCTGTTTCATCAATCTCCTTGGAATCTTTTTTCGGTGCAAAACAAACCTGAACACATTAGAAAATTCTCATTCATATCAATATGTTTCTCTGGACATCCGATAAAAACCTGACGAAAAAAAACGGATGGTATGAATGTAACCTTAACGTTTCGTACCGAAATTGAAACTACATACTCGACCACGAAGTATAGTATATAAGCACTTTCATAATGCACACTTAGCTTATTTTCAAAACTACTCTAGGACGTTGTCTTTCCTGTGTCACTCAGCCTATGTGTAGATAGAGGTAGATGCAACGATTATAAAATCTTACATAAAAATAGGAATCGTCTAATGGATAAGTTGCTGGCACAATTTGAACGAAAGaataatacgagaaaatatcGCACCAGGAATGCAATGGTTTCTTTAGTGAAAGTGATGAATTGATCATCTAAAAAATTGATTATCATATTggatatgatttttttcaagtcATGTCCCTGTCTACCTGGTTACTGCACATGTGAAGGGGATGGACATTGGACCTTCTTGAAGTCCGAGCCTAATCAAGATCTCCTCGCAGACACTGGCGCTGTCACAGCTGAACGAACCGACAGTGAGCTGAGAGCAGCGGGCGTTTACGTATGGGAAGATAATGAGGTGAGAAAACCTATTTCATCCGAGCAAAAAATTTGTTCCACTTGCAAGTGTCGACATTTAGTTACTCGGGACTTTATTTGATAGGAATCGAAGAAATCTATCATCGGGATGAATGATTATAAAAGGTCTTTCATGAAGCGCTTCCTATGTTTGATTTCAAATAAAGCACAGAGTGTAATAGCATCGACATTTTTTCTTCGTTGGCCAACTGATGGCATTTCTTCTGAAATATAACATTGTTCAAATAACCGTATATGTATGGATTTTGATTATAATCAAAATCCAGAAATATGTGTCCTTATTACCACACCAAGGCCTTCCACtgctttattttcaaaaatacagggtggccatttgaaaacgaaacaaacgagattacagacgaaataaattttttcgatagaaatgctcggaaaGGTCGATTTCTGGTTCGAGGGgaacaacttaagatgtaggttacggacgtaTAGCGCTTcaaccaatttttgaatagggaagatggggtgagtgatacctcttttttcattttatgcattagttctcgaaatattcttaactaagtttttgaaaatgaagtggtgttttcatggcacttgtagtgtttttttgtgaaaaatcgacattttgagcttcaaaacaaccatgactgtggcttccttcctccaatccactgacatagaaatctttaatcaagatgtcgaacaaacaaagcgtattgcgaaggagctcaatcatgctgaaactcaatctaaattatcttcgatataatttgcagtatttccaataacatgcggtaacacttgatcgatagaaatctccaaaaagtccaaatacgtacatatctctaatcagattaccaggtaagaaaatcaaatcattaatgatgccacagaaatattccagtcccaattcgtgaaacgatttccgacttaattatgaagtgttttttcagttggcttcaataatattttcattttgttgattattgaattcatatctttttcaaaaaaatgagaatcgataattttttatttattacgaacagatcattaagttggcttactggttctttgacatgtgaattattcttagttttgaatcgagacttgtatgtgttctaattcattgttcgacatggttaattcaattgcagagcgggtggaaataatttcacttttttttgcaaacaatcaatgtgcgaatagaaccgcagaattcttcaatcaactTGTGGCTTCAagggaagccacagtcatggttgttttgaagctcaaaatgtcgatttttcacaaaaaaacactacctacaagtgccatgaaaacaccacttcattttcaaatacttcgttaagaatatttcgagaactactgcataaaatgaaaaaacaattactgtgctgaaatcagtataacaatacctttcaaatgaggtatcactcaccccatcttccctattcaaaaattgggggtgagggttgtagtagcaagggttgaagcgctatgcgtccgtaacctacatcttaagttgtccccctcgaaacagaaatcgacctgtccgagcatttctatcgaaaaaatttatttcgtctgtaatctcgtctgtttcgttttcaaatggccaccctgtatataattggattataaaaatattgatattgacgttgacaaaaaattatcaaatttatgttttcaaattaattcaataaactACTTTTATTGAATTGGTTACTTTAACAATttaagatttaaaaaaattaaatgttcgcctaatgattcgaaatgaaaaaatatttcgagctggtcagtggattctacgtaaaaaagtgtctAAAGAAGGTTCAAGtgtcagatttgtaacttcaaatacaaaaaagttatgagaacttttcggaatgaaatcgtcaaaatctcaatttttgtttataacccgaaatctaaaaatgataggccgattctattttcagatttggattagtcatgaaaaaaagagctagagaatgtgtcatccgttttcttctagctgctacagttctcgagatcctctcagtatacaacgaattttgcccagcctgtacagtaaccaaaataatgaatttattcctTTTGGCTTTTCCACAGTGTATAAATGTTTATTTCTATTTATTCAATTGATAAACAATATAGAAACTTCGGGTGTTTTTAATGAAATAGTTCCTATCAGAAAATGGTGATAGAATATTTAAAAACTAGAGTTCAAAATGagtattatttaattttttatttttcgatttttttcagtgTCCCTGCTCACATTCATACGAAGACTTACATCCTACCCCAGAAGGTAGTGGAGATTTCGTTGTAGCCAAATCGTCAGAattgaggaaaaaaattattcgtgATGAATACATTTGCTCCTGCACGAAAAGATATGGGCAAACAGTTTTGATCGTCAAACCTGACGCTATGATATTCGAGGACGTAATACGTAGAGCTCTTACCTACGTTGGTGGATTAGAAATCGTAAATGTGAGTACCTATGCTTACTATGCTATATTGTTATTGTTGACTCTCTATCTAGAACTTCGTACGATAATCTAGCAGTCTCGTGAATATTTTGGACAATAAAGGAGTGTTGCTtccgaatttgaaaactttggaatAGTTTTTTCGTATTCGTATAACTTTTTCCCATAGATTTCAAAAGCACGAAAAAAGAAGTTCCATAGAGTGCCATCATACGCAGGATGCCATCAATCATCATAGGCACACTTcccctactgttaaaatatttgtacgagtcaaagactcaccctgtatatgctttgCTACgaaaaactatactccattcacttttattttagcactcggttggccatggaaatttgacacatttcactctgtatagtacgaaaatgtggggttatgacgcttgtcaaaacatttttgggttttaaatcaacgctatgttgccagTTCTACGAAAAAGTTTCtcttattacgtattttaacacaatgtcgaatcacttcggaaaatatgaagtcgaaaatatgtgacgaatataattgaagtttatacaaactgattgacgacataccaaatccagttatttgcttggaaaatacaagagatcagtataatatcataatatgcactagctggaggagagttgatgttcgttatcttctttggctaaagtttgaatacgttacatcagttgcagatttcaaaaatattaacccgaagatgaaatcaATATGTTGCAGtagttggaaatgggtatctcccgaaggaattaacagataattacaagaattttaaattcttcaacaaaaatcatcttacatcaatataagtaaaaggaattaaaggaagtttcaagtcaagatgaacttcacctttgaacaaaaatttcacatgaataaacaattaacagaagaactggcgcgtatttgtggctgttcattttaatacattgatatgataatattaattaggtgtatttattggtaccttaaaacatttacaatgtataggacaagtcaaatgaaaaatagaaaaaatcaattttcgggaacttagtctacgatgacattcatcgaaaatcctacagtaaacttttcacattaattccctcaaacataaaattctcaaatgccacaacttttttgggtctcccaatagaaggaaattctttgtcatcctttcattcacaatctttcggattatggaaatattcagctgaaatataagtcgtttagattcatatgaaacattatataaattctcttacattgaatatgttcgctaccatctagcgtattgtggattttagaatatcagggtataactatttgaatcagctcggacctgaattctaaatagcacttcctgaaaccctgtcttctctttttttcaatcacttccgacattttcgtgataaaaattaatataagttgtggcaacggcaatatgacattaacgacattacatgagtgccaaccttactccgttctagttgcaaaaacttgagaaacttatttcatggccaaccgactgctaaaataaatatgaatggagtatatatttcatttaacCGTTCACCCTCATGGAAACACCTCTTATGAATAAAGATTTTGGTTACAGGAAAGGAAAATCATTTTATCACCGGAGCAAGTTGCAGAAGTATACTCGGATAAATATTATGGTGGTCAATCGTATCCACTCTTTGTCCTGAAAATGAGTCGTAGTCCAGTTTTGGTTCTATGTTTGGCTGGGTTGAGAGTTATGGATGTTATTGAGTCAATGATAGGAAAAAATAGATATATCCCCGATTCCTGGTTCCTTCCAGAAAGCATCAAACGACGAATAGTGTTATCGGAAGATTTAGATGATGCTTTTCACATTTGTGAAGATGCAGAGCAAGCTGCTGTTGAAAGCCGATATTTCTTTCCAAACTGTGAGTAATTAATAGAGCAAGTGAATTCAAACTAATTGGTAccaattcaaaattttatgtcCTTATCCACACTAGGTATATTTTGGTTCACGGAATATGGATACAAAATAAAAGATTCGAATTgattagtgatgcccacgagaccaacgagacgagactttacaGAAGTCTAGTCTCGTTTTAATAGTGATAAATCTTTTAAACTTGATAAatacatacagtccctggccagtttattagacgcactgaggattttttttatatttacgggttttgcccgaggaaaaagcagaatatttgaatttcatttccacagaatgtcagttttatctacgactctcattaaattgttctatttggcatttatttttgatgctgTAGtgttagtacttaagtatgattcagtactatgtcttccagtggacttcttgcattctgcaggttcggacgttatttcgataatccacatatgaaatcattatcttcgaatgcagcaaaccgaaaaattctgcattgatagtatgaaactctcatagctacacagggtggctcagcaaaatattagaatttcatgtttaatcatcaataaatcaatattttttattgaatatgatatattatatgtgaaaaccatttacagatgaagtatatgtaacatatacattcaatttaataattcaatattgaaattttgcatcgaatcaatgcgtctaataatatggccagggactgtagagTACTTCCTGACagagatttttgaatttttggtttcaataatattatattatcagCTTAGATTCTggaatatgaaaattgaaattcgcCAGCCAGATCCTAAGACTCACACTTAACTCACAAGTGTCAGAACTCAGCAAGCTTAGGGGTTGAAATAAAACGGCAGAGACCTATGACGGCTCACCCGTAGGTAGATTCTGCACCCcctgggtatccacaccagcagagtatcgtactaacagtaggggtgaacacaggaAAGTAAGGAAAAATTaaggaagggtagccaccccaaagtgcgtTCTGTACCTCCAAGGTATCCACGCCGGCAGGGCATCGTACAGTAGGGGTGAAACACAAAATGGGGCATAGGACGGGTGAGATGGAAGGCAGAGATTCCAAGATAATGAAACGGACCTTTAGTACTAgaaaattgtccgatgtatcttGATGATTACATTTTCGGTCAAATTTACCCATAATCCAGTTTATTGTTtcatttcacgaaaaaaaaaatggttatttCCTGTTCTCCTCATATGAATCCTTGAATTATTCCATTTCAGTGTTGGTGGAACCGATTCCTACTGTCCCGAGCAAAATAAATGATCTCCGCAACAAGTACCTGGAACCAACATTATCAAAAGGCCTAGCAGCTGTTGCCAGAGCAAAGCCCTCAGATCCAATTTTATACTTAGCAGAATGGCTTTTAACTCACAATCATTTTCAGCCTTGGTATAAGCCTCAAAATATTAATATGGTTTCAATTTGaagattcaaaaattttccTATAAATATGGGATATTATATAGTTTTTCCGGATAATATGCGAATAGTGATCTCTAAGtttcaacaaatatttcacTTAACTAGtagatatatttatatacaatAAGTTTACTTTTATATGCTTTACTTTTATTCGGTTTTAGACATATCCTTATAATAAACCATAACAGCTACCACATGTGTATTATTGTGCATTCAACTCAAAACAGTAGAATAAAATGCTGAGCGTAATACTTTATAGATGCATTCACCGTTCCAAAGAATGAAACAGTGAATTGTTGTTCATTTCTcgtttgagtttttttttcgatttcatataaaaaatattctatatttAAGGAACTTTTTGTGTGGAAGTGTGACCATTTGGAGTAAAGACTTCATGCTGATAACGTTCAGAAGTGAAGAACTGAAGATATTGAGTCGTATGCATAAAGAAGAGTATTAGCTTTTATTATAATACTATCTTTGTCAGTTGCTTATAAAATgtataatttcatttcaataaacTAAAGTGAAAGCATTTACtacttctttatgcatatggACCATTATCTGAAGAAAATAGAAGTATTTGATGgagcgaaaaaaatttcatgagaaaggtactcttatccaaaaacaaaaaaaatgaaccGTTTTCTAGATATTTGAGTTTTTGTCATCGATGAATCTCGCGATGAATGAATCTGCTGACATCATGTTACTACaaaaactcaaatatatcgaaaacatttcaattttttgtatttgtatAAAAGTATCTTCTTCTTGTAATTTTCTTCGCTGCATCTAATGCTTTTTTTCACCAAAACGAATCCGACGAAAGAAGGTGTCCCAAAAAAATCATGACTCTAATCATGACACCCTTTATAATAATATCAGAAAAGCAGAAATGTAGTAAAAACATGTATTCCAAGAACACGAATTTAAGCACGTAATTTCAATCTGGTGGCATTCATCGTTAAGAAGTTATgcgtaaaatttttttaattttattgacTTTGGAAGGATTTATCTCCTTTTTTGCAGATTTATTCcaggtaacgggatacagcaatgattgaatgaatgaaGATATATACCTACATTTTAATTTCCAACAATGACctctgccacccctggaaaaacaaaattaccttgagaataactagctcattgaactaaagaaagaaatggaagggaccCGCAGTTCAGCAAATCGGCAGAAAGTGTGTCCAAAAGTGTGGGAGTGAGAAAGACTATTGGTGGGTATCCCTTCTCTCTCTTTTAGATGTTTTGTTTACATCAATCAGCTGACGGTTTTGTTGATTACTCAGTTTAAATTAGTTTTTGGGATGATTTCTGTTGTGTTCAATTGGAAACGAGATCTAAAAGTGTTCAGAATGCTAAAACTCACGATTAATATTcgcttgaaacttgaaaaaactcaaataaatcGGGAAATCCCACTCGAAAACCTTTAAGTatctggattttcggtttctgagaaatatgGATCTAGTGAAGGGACAGATTACCTTTACCTGGCCACCCGAAGAAATTAAAAGTGTTGAAACTGTCTGAAAAGACCTCTTTCGATTTTAACTGTCCTCTGAGTAAGTAATCTTCAGAATTGAAGTTGTTTGTGAATTTGTGGTATAAAGTTTTAGAGAAAGTATTTTATAGGTTCTTGTGTTTCTCAAATCATTGTTGTCCCCATCAACATCAGTACTGTTTGCAGTCTCGCAAAATTGGTAAATTTCAGAATCTTGTAACGATGGTTGCAACAAGTTGCTAAAGGATGCTCCAATGAGCAGAACAAAAATGAGACAAATAGTTTCCACAGGTAGgtctattttaaatattttcattatgagaTCCCTTTTTGTGACTTCAAAAGcattatatattattttattttaggtttcctTTTAAACGCCCAGATATTTTGGAACTTTGGATTACTGCTGTAGGAAGGGAAAATTGGTATCCCTCAAAGTATAGTAGAATATGTGAAGATTACCTTCATAATCCAAGTTatacaagaaaaatattgaaacttgatgCTGTACCAAGTGTATTCAATAATATCCCAAGACATTCAAGGATCATGGAATACTTACAGTTCCATCACTCTTCATCTACAACTCATTGTGTTATGTGCATCAGAAGTGGAAGAACTTTCCGACCAATTCTATAAATCATGCAtatgaaacaagaaataaagactCCTTGCAGATTCCAGTGCACCATCTGAAGCGCATAGACCAGGGCATGGACTTCTGGGGCCCCAAACTATATAATAAACTTCTTTCTGAGTTTCATGACAAGTCCTTGATGAACTTTAAGAGAGAAGTGAGAAGGTTGCTTTTAAATGAAACTATATATTCTATAGAAGAGTTCTTATGGAGAAAGAATATGTGATGaggattgttttttatttttattgtgtttgtaTGCATGTTGTTACCACtgtgatattttatatttgtttattaCTGTCGACACCATTTGAAGATTTGAAGATccatctaatctaatctaatccgATGAGAAGCAGAGCGCATGTAAGTTTTCGAGTGaatttaaattatttgaaatcaataattttctttttcattgtagACTATTACTGAAGATATATGTAAACTATTTTATATattgtatataataaaaatatagaaaaaattgacacCTGTTTTTTTTCGGACAACGCTCCTTAATTAACTTAAAATTCAGTATAGTAGAAGGAAAATATGTATGTTCAACATGTAGATTAGAACCTTGATGAATTTCACATGATTATATTCTTTCACAATATACTAATCTAGTTAAAACGAACaaatttctgttcttttcatacaaaaaaagaCTTATTAAATTCCGTCTGCACTGCtctgaaaaatatgatcaacATCGCAAAATTAACTCAGAAAACGTcttgaattgatgaaaaatatgattccaATCATCACAGTTCGAGAAACgaatccaaaatttcagatatccccATCTCATTGTTGCAGGTATTTGGCAAAAAGATTATTAAATTCCTTCTACACtactatgaaaaatataattcacatcGCATATAGGTTATCTATGATCGCATAATCAACTCATAAAACGTCctgatttgataaaaaatacgattcaaatcagaaaaacgaaacgtcaaaaatttaaattcaaactttaataGGTTATCTCTCCTTGCGCAAGTATAGAGAGAGAAAGATATACATCCAATTGTCTATTTCAGTCGGCCTCACTTTTGCTGACCCGAGagtcccttccatttctttctttagttcaatgaactagctaaatctgtgtaCTCAGCCAAAGGACCcaacttttcaaatttcacagatactttttaattttgaagctaatgtttcaaaaata from Coccinella septempunctata chromosome 1, icCocSept1.1, whole genome shotgun sequence includes:
- the LOC123322662 gene encoding THAP domain-containing protein 1-like: MLITFRSEELKILSLAKGCSNEQNKNETNSFHRFPFKRPDILELWITAVGRENWYPSKYSRICEDYLHNPSYTRKILKLDAVPSVFNNIPRHSRIMEYQFYKSCI